Proteins co-encoded in one uncultured Bacteroides sp. genomic window:
- a CDS encoding type I restriction endonuclease subunit R → MNTQPEQLLENNLVAQLQLLGYTYVPVSNEKELLANLKTQLEKHNDIELTDKEFDRVLNILSKGSVFDKAKTLREKQHIFRDNGDSLYFEFINQDNWCQNLFQVTRQVTIRGKYDNRYDVTLLVNGLPLVQIELKRRGIELKEAFNQTNRYQRHSYGENTGLFQYVQIFVISNGVNTKYYANRRDSFKQTFYWSDKNNKLITQLDKFAFSFLDTCHVSKMICKYIVLSEANKALMVLRPYQYFAVEALIDRVQNSVKNGYIWHTTGSGKTLTSFKASQILMNMPQVKKVVFVVDRKDLDYQTTKEFNSFSKGSIDGTENTNKLVQQFTDDTKLIVTTIQKLNTAISKQYHQKKMELLKDERIVFIFDECHRSQFGDTHIRIKNYFNNIQLFGFTGTPIFAENAISNELGKRTTKELFDECLHKYVITDAIKDENVLKFSVEYVGRYKAKEGSNTNIDIEVEDIDTKELMESPKRLEMIADYILANHNRKTYSREFTAMFCVNSVETLIRYYDILQKRKEAGEHNLRIATIFSYAANEDDKDANGFFPEELSVVEEPRALYGLHVHTREKLDECIGDYNRMFATNFSTKDSVSFYNYYNDISKRVKERQVDILLVVNMFLTGFDSKTLNTLYVDKNLKYHGLIQAYSRTNRILNEQKSQGNIVVFRNLKEATDEAIALFSNKNANENISATGTIMMQPYEDYVKMFNEAFSELQKLAPTVDSVNELKDENEELEFVKAFRELMRLKNILITFSDFCFDHLSMNEQLFNDYKGKYLDLHDKVKNDHQKEKVSILDDVDFELELIHRDEINVAYILKLLANLKDGTEKEREKMKKEIIDLIAGETQLRSKRELIEKFIQENLPAIEDTDDIPDEFDRFWSAEQKEAFRKLCVEENLSDEKVEKVISEYLFSQREPLRDELLDLINGDKPTLLERKKVSSRILDKIKGFFDTFISGFGGE, encoded by the coding sequence ATGAATACACAACCCGAACAACTGTTAGAAAACAATCTGGTGGCTCAGCTTCAACTGTTGGGCTACACGTATGTGCCGGTGAGCAATGAGAAAGAGCTGCTGGCCAATTTAAAGACACAGTTGGAGAAACACAATGATATTGAACTTACGGATAAGGAATTCGACCGCGTATTAAACATTCTGAGCAAAGGCTCGGTGTTCGACAAAGCGAAGACGCTGCGAGAGAAACAGCATATCTTCAGGGACAATGGCGATAGTCTTTATTTTGAATTTATCAATCAGGATAACTGGTGCCAGAACTTGTTTCAGGTTACTCGCCAGGTTACCATTAGAGGAAAGTATGATAATAGATACGATGTAACGCTGCTAGTTAACGGATTGCCTTTGGTGCAGATTGAACTGAAGCGCAGGGGTATTGAGCTGAAAGAGGCTTTTAATCAGACAAACCGTTATCAACGGCACTCTTACGGAGAAAATACGGGCTTATTTCAGTATGTGCAGATATTTGTTATCAGCAACGGGGTGAATACGAAGTATTACGCTAATAGAAGAGATTCGTTTAAGCAAACGTTTTACTGGAGCGACAAGAACAACAAGCTGATTACTCAGCTGGATAAGTTTGCTTTTTCATTCCTCGACACTTGCCATGTGTCTAAAATGATTTGCAAATATATTGTGCTGAGTGAGGCCAATAAAGCGCTGATGGTGCTTAGGCCGTATCAGTATTTTGCTGTGGAAGCGTTGATTGACAGGGTGCAGAATTCCGTGAAGAATGGATATATATGGCACACCACCGGTAGCGGAAAAACGCTTACTTCTTTCAAGGCTAGTCAGATTTTGATGAATATGCCTCAGGTGAAGAAGGTGGTTTTTGTGGTGGACAGAAAGGATCTCGATTATCAGACTACTAAGGAGTTCAACAGTTTCAGCAAGGGAAGCATTGACGGAACGGAGAATACCAATAAGTTGGTGCAGCAGTTTACGGATGATACGAAGCTTATTGTTACCACAATTCAGAAGTTGAACACTGCCATCAGTAAGCAATATCACCAGAAGAAAATGGAGTTGCTGAAGGATGAACGTATTGTGTTTATTTTCGACGAATGTCACCGCAGTCAGTTTGGCGATACGCACATACGGATTAAAAACTATTTCAATAACATTCAACTGTTTGGGTTTACCGGTACGCCAATATTCGCAGAGAATGCGATTAGTAACGAGCTGGGTAAGAGGACCACTAAGGAGTTGTTCGACGAATGTTTGCATAAGTATGTTATTACGGATGCCATCAAAGATGAGAATGTGTTGAAGTTCTCGGTTGAGTACGTGGGGCGCTACAAGGCAAAAGAGGGAAGCAATACCAATATCGACATTGAGGTGGAGGATATTGACACTAAGGAGCTGATGGAATCGCCTAAGAGGTTGGAGATGATTGCTGATTACATTCTGGCTAATCATAACCGCAAAACTTATAGCAGGGAGTTTACGGCTATGTTTTGTGTAAACAGTGTGGAGACGCTGATAAGGTATTACGATATACTACAGAAAAGGAAGGAGGCGGGTGAGCATAATTTACGCATAGCAACGATCTTTAGTTATGCTGCCAATGAGGATGATAAGGATGCCAACGGATTCTTTCCTGAGGAGCTTTCGGTTGTGGAAGAGCCCAGGGCTTTGTATGGTTTGCATGTGCACACCAGGGAAAAACTGGATGAGTGTATTGGTGATTATAACAGAATGTTTGCTACGAACTTTTCTACCAAAGATAGTGTATCCTTTTATAATTACTATAATGATATTTCTAAAAGGGTGAAGGAACGACAGGTTGATATATTACTTGTAGTCAATATGTTCCTTACCGGTTTTGATAGTAAGACTCTAAACACACTGTATGTAGATAAGAACCTGAAGTATCATGGGTTGATACAGGCTTACTCTCGCACTAACCGCATTCTCAATGAACAGAAATCGCAGGGAAACATTGTAGTGTTCCGCAACTTGAAAGAAGCCACGGATGAAGCCATTGCTCTGTTCAGCAATAAGAATGCCAATGAGAACATTAGTGCGACTGGGACCATTATGATGCAGCCTTATGAGGATTATGTAAAGATGTTTAATGAGGCATTCTCGGAGTTGCAAAAGTTGGCTCCAACAGTGGACAGTGTAAATGAACTAAAAGATGAAAATGAGGAATTGGAGTTTGTAAAGGCTTTCAGGGAGCTGATGCGGTTGAAGAATATTCTGATTACTTTCTCTGATTTTTGTTTTGATCATCTGTCAATGAACGAACAACTTTTTAATGATTACAAAGGCAAGTATCTTGATCTACACGATAAGGTGAAGAATGACCATCAGAAGGAGAAGGTTTCTATCCTTGATGATGTGGACTTTGAACTGGAACTGATTCACCGTGACGAAATAAATGTGGCTTATATCCTTAAACTGCTGGCTAATTTGAAAGATGGCACAGAGAAGGAGAGGGAGAAGATGAAGAAGGAGATTATTGACCTGATTGCCGGTGAAACGCAACTGAGAAGCAAACGTGAACTGATAGAAAAGTTTATTCAGGAGAATTTACCTGCTATTGAAGATACGGATGATATTCCCGACGAATTTGATAGATTTTGGAGTGCAGAGCAAAAGGAAGCTTTCAGAAAACTGTGTGTTGAAGAAAACCTCTCTGACGAAAAGGTAGAGAAGGTGATATCCGAGTATCTATTCTCGCAAAGAGAACCGCTACGCGACGAACTTCTTGATTTGATCAATGGCGATAAACCTACCTTGCTGGAACGCAAAAAAGTAAGCTCACGGATTCTAGATAAGATAAAAGGTTTCTTCGATACGTTTATTAGTGGGTTTGGTGGGGAATAA
- a CDS encoding AAA family ATPase, producing the protein MAHLIIKNVGPIKNVDIELNKVNIIMGPQSSGKSTIAKIVSFCSWLDKSMAKKETKDFSEGINNGGYFKLLQDYHRLSGSYFTIDSVIDYNGAHISFKIKKDNPNQLRCTIGFHDLQRGEASKVIYIPAERNFVSVVPNLKKYAEDKDNLQDFIQNWYEAKRKYSADNKLSILDLGVEYFNTESEDIDRLVLTNGNELQLRVASSGLQSLVPLITLIDYLARGIYNESRPISVEERDLLIKEYNSLVDKRNSGDKSIDKNHLLTLLDMLVSRDYHYSQFIIEEPEQNLFPSTQRDLMYYILHAMLLNEKHTMLITTHSPYILYALNNCMMGYLVKDKMPEAEKNEVSCRNSWINPELVSVWEIKDGELRTTAESRNNTIQGEDGLISDNYFDENMKEVMDDFYKMLNYYGDDKDED; encoded by the coding sequence ATGGCACACTTAATAATAAAGAATGTAGGTCCGATTAAAAACGTTGATATTGAACTTAACAAAGTTAATATCATTATGGGGCCACAAAGTAGCGGGAAGAGTACGATAGCAAAGATAGTTAGCTTTTGTTCATGGTTAGATAAGTCGATGGCTAAAAAAGAAACAAAAGATTTTAGCGAAGGAATAAATAATGGAGGATATTTTAAATTGTTACAAGATTATCATCGTTTATCAGGTTCGTATTTTACGATTGATTCGGTGATTGATTATAATGGAGCACATATTTCTTTCAAGATAAAAAAAGATAATCCTAATCAGCTTAGGTGTACCATTGGCTTTCATGATTTACAAAGAGGTGAAGCCTCAAAGGTTATATATATTCCTGCCGAAAGAAACTTTGTTTCAGTTGTTCCTAATCTTAAGAAATATGCAGAGGATAAGGATAACTTACAGGATTTTATTCAAAATTGGTATGAAGCTAAAAGAAAATATTCAGCAGATAATAAACTGTCAATCTTAGATTTAGGGGTTGAATATTTTAATACTGAAAGTGAGGATATAGATAGATTGGTTTTGACAAATGGAAATGAATTGCAGCTTAGAGTTGCTTCTAGTGGATTGCAATCATTAGTTCCATTAATTACCCTGATAGATTATCTGGCACGTGGCATATACAATGAATCGCGTCCTATTTCTGTAGAAGAACGAGATCTCTTGATTAAGGAATACAATAGTCTGGTTGATAAAAGAAATTCGGGAGACAAGTCTATAGATAAAAACCATCTTCTAACGTTACTGGATATGTTGGTTTCTCGTGATTATCATTATTCTCAGTTTATTATAGAAGAGCCGGAACAAAACCTTTTCCCTTCAACGCAGCGAGATTTAATGTATTATATCTTACATGCAATGTTGCTCAATGAAAAACATACTATGCTTATTACCACCCACAGCCCATATATCCTGTATGCACTAAATAATTGCATGATGGGATATCTGGTAAAGGATAAAATGCCGGAAGCTGAAAAGAATGAGGTTTCGTGCCGAAACTCTTGGATTAACCCCGAGTTAGTATCCGTTTGGGAGATAAAGGATGGTGAACTAAGAACTACGGCTGAGAGCAGAAATAACACTATTCAGGGAGAAGATGGTTTGATAAGTGATAATTATTTTGATGAGAATATGAAGGAGGTAATGGACGACTTCTATAAAATGCTAAATTATTACGGGGATGATAAAGACGAAGATTAA
- a CDS encoding restriction endonuclease subunit S: MEKKTNVPKLRFSEFEGEWVLKKLGEVCEIKTGNKDTQNKVDDGIYPFFVRSDIVERINSYSYDGEAILTSGDGVGVGKNFHYINGKFDFHQRVYCLRNFKNDYCGRFIYYVFSDKFYGRVIRLSAKNSVDSVRMDMISDMNIYFSIISEQTKIASFLTAVDDKLTQLKKKKSLLEEYKKGVMQKIFSQELRFKDDNGEDFPEWKEKNGNLIFESVSDKKHNSDLPILAITQEYGAIPRDLIDYNISVTDKSVESYKVVQKGDFIISLRSFQGGIEYSNYKGICSPAYIILRPIVKIDDRFYKFFFKTDSYIKSLNKNLEGIRDGKMISFKYFSEIYLPVPSLPEQTKIANFLSAIDEKINHCSKQIERMEDWKKGLLQQMFV; this comes from the coding sequence ATGGAAAAGAAAACGAATGTACCGAAGTTGAGGTTTTCGGAGTTTGAGGGGGAATGGGTTTTGAAGAAGTTGGGGGAAGTCTGCGAAATTAAAACGGGAAATAAAGATACTCAAAATAAAGTAGATGATGGAATTTACCCATTCTTTGTTCGTTCGGATATTGTGGAAAGAATTAATTCCTATTCTTATGATGGAGAAGCTATTTTAACATCAGGAGATGGTGTAGGAGTAGGTAAAAATTTCCATTATATTAATGGCAAATTTGATTTTCATCAAAGAGTATATTGCTTACGAAATTTTAAGAATGATTATTGTGGACGATTTATTTATTATGTTTTTTCAGACAAATTCTATGGGAGAGTTATTAGGTTAAGTGCAAAAAATTCTGTCGATTCTGTAAGGATGGATATGATTTCAGATATGAATATATATTTCTCTATAATTTCCGAACAAACAAAAATAGCCTCATTCCTCACCGCAGTAGATGACAAACTCACCCAACTGAAAAAGAAGAAAAGCCTTTTGGAGGAATACAAAAAAGGAGTAATGCAGAAAATCTTTTCTCAGGAATTACGGTTTAAGGATGATAATGGTGAGGACTTTCCGGAATGGAAAGAGAAGAATGGGAATTTAATATTTGAAAGTGTTTCAGACAAAAAACATAATTCAGACTTACCAATATTAGCAATAACACAAGAATATGGAGCTATACCAAGAGATTTAATAGATTACAATATATCTGTTACAGATAAAAGTGTTGAAAGTTATAAAGTGGTTCAAAAGGGCGATTTTATAATAAGCTTGAGATCTTTTCAAGGGGGTATTGAGTATTCTAATTACAAAGGGATATGTAGTCCTGCTTATATTATTTTGCGTCCTATCGTTAAAATAGACGATCGGTTTTATAAATTCTTCTTTAAAACGGATTCATATATAAAATCGTTGAATAAGAATTTGGAAGGTATAAGAGACGGTAAGATGATAAGTTTTAAGTATTTTTCTGAAATCTATTTACCTGTTCCTTCTCTCCCCGAACAAACAAAAATCGCCAATTTCCTGTCAGCAATAGATGAAAAGATAAACCATTGCAGTAAGCAGATAGAACGAATGGAAGATTGGAAAAAGGGATTGTTGCAGCAAATGTTTGTGTAA
- a CDS encoding type I restriction-modification system subunit M has translation MSEDHKKQLEQQLWNIANTLRGKMNADEFRDYILGFIFYKYLSEKMCSYANSILDQDGIKYLDILENSETGREYLEAIKEESLEKLGYFLKPSELFSEIAKRGNSDKEGEDNFILEDLRKILTNIEQSTMGTGSEDDFDNLFEDMDLTSTKLGRTESEKNTLIAKVLVHLDNIDFCIEDTELDVLGDAYEYLIGQFASGAGKKAGEFYTPQEVSKILAKIVTTGKSKLKSVYDPTCGSGSLLLRVAKEVDEVNEFCGQEMNRTTYNLCRMNMILHDVHYRKFDIRQEDTLEHPQHLDKRFEAVVANPPFSANWSASPLFMTDDRFSHYGKLAPSSKADFAFVCHMIYQLAENGTMAVVLPHGALFRGGAELQIRQYLIEERNYLDAVIGLPANIFYGTSIPTCILVFKKCRENPDNILFIDASQHFEKVKTQNMLRDEDIEKIVSTYRNRTEEEKYSKCASLKEVAGNDYNLNIPRYVDTFEAEESIDLEQICKDLVELDKQMADTDKTIASFCKELNISTPF, from the coding sequence ATGTCCGAAGATCATAAAAAACAACTGGAGCAACAACTCTGGAACATTGCTAATACGCTACGTGGTAAGATGAATGCCGATGAATTCCGTGATTACATTCTGGGGTTCATTTTTTATAAATATCTGTCAGAAAAGATGTGTAGTTATGCCAATTCAATATTGGACCAGGACGGCATAAAGTATCTCGATATTTTAGAAAACAGTGAGACAGGCCGCGAATATCTTGAAGCCATTAAGGAAGAATCGCTCGAAAAGCTGGGGTATTTCCTTAAACCGAGTGAACTGTTCAGTGAAATAGCAAAGCGTGGAAACAGCGATAAAGAGGGCGAAGACAACTTTATTCTGGAAGACCTCAGAAAGATTCTTACCAATATTGAGCAAAGTACCATGGGTACGGGCAGTGAGGACGATTTCGATAATCTGTTCGAGGATATGGATCTCACCAGTACCAAACTGGGACGCACGGAATCTGAAAAGAACACTCTGATAGCCAAAGTACTTGTTCACCTCGATAATATTGATTTCTGCATTGAAGATACCGAACTCGATGTGCTGGGCGATGCCTACGAATACCTTATCGGTCAGTTTGCCAGCGGAGCAGGGAAGAAGGCCGGTGAATTTTACACACCGCAGGAGGTAAGTAAAATACTTGCAAAGATAGTTACCACCGGCAAAAGCAAGCTTAAATCAGTGTATGATCCTACTTGCGGAAGTGGCTCCTTGCTGCTGCGCGTGGCAAAAGAGGTGGATGAGGTGAATGAGTTTTGCGGACAGGAGATGAACCGAACCACCTACAACCTTTGCCGCATGAATATGATTCTGCACGATGTGCATTACCGTAAGTTCGACATTCGCCAGGAAGATACGCTGGAACATCCGCAACACCTCGACAAACGCTTTGAGGCAGTGGTGGCAAATCCGCCTTTCTCGGCAAACTGGAGTGCAAGTCCGCTGTTTATGACCGATGACCGCTTTAGTCATTACGGCAAACTGGCTCCATCCAGCAAAGCCGACTTTGCCTTTGTTTGTCACATGATTTACCAATTGGCCGAGAATGGTACCATGGCTGTGGTATTGCCTCACGGTGCACTGTTTCGCGGAGGAGCCGAACTGCAGATTCGCCAATACCTCATTGAAGAGCGCAACTACCTGGATGCCGTAATTGGTCTGCCGGCAAATATATTCTACGGCACAAGCATTCCCACCTGCATCCTTGTATTCAAGAAATGCCGTGAGAACCCGGACAATATCCTCTTTATAGATGCCAGTCAGCACTTCGAAAAGGTAAAGACTCAAAACATGCTGCGTGACGAAGATATTGAAAAGATAGTCTCCACCTACCGCAACCGCACCGAAGAAGAGAAATACAGTAAGTGTGCATCGCTGAAGGAAGTAGCCGGGAACGATTACAACCTCAACATTCCCCGCTACGTTGACACGTTCGAAGCGGAAGAGAGCATAGACCTTGAACAAATCTGCAAAGACCTGGTAGAGCTGGACAAGCAAATGGCCGACACAGATAAAACCATCGCTTCCTTTTGCAAGGAGCTAAACATCTCAACACCGTTCTAA
- a CDS encoding helix-turn-helix transcriptional regulator yields the protein MYELKFNIMLRIKELCKKKGITQAELAREMGISASALAQSIAGNPSLDRLESIADALNVSVGELFPDNKSKLTALALYGSKSYKAESVDELRKITDLITIKHINENRMYYRINKPYGMVFDIENNKAELFNREYQLVGETKGIPSVYTMELKDANLCRLTEEGLDDLFENHRPDKGTNIGFFYSDATSPFLERKTVEEQLQLFEIYNYRMFKLSQHVLLPQRNWYSIF from the coding sequence TTGTACGAACTAAAATTTAATATTATGCTTAGAATAAAAGAATTATGTAAGAAAAAGGGTATTACACAAGCAGAGCTTGCCAGAGAAATGGGTATCAGTGCATCAGCCTTAGCACAAAGTATAGCAGGTAACCCAAGTCTTGACCGATTAGAATCAATAGCCGATGCATTGAACGTTTCTGTAGGAGAATTATTTCCAGACAATAAATCAAAATTAACCGCCCTGGCCTTGTACGGCAGCAAATCATATAAAGCCGAATCCGTTGACGAACTACGTAAAATTACAGACCTGATAACAATAAAACACATCAACGAAAACAGAATGTATTACAGAATCAACAAACCTTATGGTATGGTTTTTGATATTGAGAATAATAAAGCGGAACTGTTCAATAGAGAATACCAGCTCGTGGGAGAAACGAAAGGAATACCAAGCGTTTACACCATGGAATTAAAGGATGCGAACTTATGCAGACTCACAGAGGAAGGACTAGATGATTTATTCGAAAACCACAGACCCGATAAAGGTACTAACATAGGCTTTTTCTATTCCGACGCTACAAGTCCATTTTTGGAAAGAAAAACAGTGGAAGAGCAACTCCAACTGTTTGAGATTTACAACTACAGAATGTTTAAGCTATCTCAACACGTACTCCTTCCTCAACGAAATTGGTATTCAATATTTTAA
- a CDS encoding RNA-binding domain-containing protein — protein sequence MTNEEVKILLNDLESDRIERTVSTTNTDKFCQAVCAFANDLPGSKQPGFLIIGANDDGSLSGLKVTDELMRNIAGIRADGNVLPQPAITVTKFAFEEGELLVAEIQPSDFTPIRYKGRIWIRVGPRKAIANEAEERILIEKRISNINSFDALPCFGAVLDDLNTELFKSLYLPKAIDVDVLAEDKRDVKAQLESLGFFESRYNCPTNAGILMFGKRPERFLPGAYTQYVEFNGIDAAADILKEYKFAGNLCEILSKLDQFIDTSVVNRRPVPVSALREQIVFNYPYWATRELLMNAIMHRDYQTNAPVKFYKYVDHIEIANPGNLYGKARPENFPDVNDYRNPIIAEAMKVLGYVNRFNRGIIRVQKELEENGNGKAIFNLNLLTAFSVTEFVSTLAEEIQFKETNKPKSNHDSNYDSNYDSDHDKNYQYKVLEFCIVPRNRKEIMSLLGLSSQTKNYDKYIAPLLNTNFLEMTLPDKPKSKNQKYVITERGIEFCKLSKDYIHNYKMKYDNVYKSEYLKNR from the coding sequence ATGACAAACGAAGAAGTTAAAATATTACTGAATGATCTGGAGAGTGATAGAATAGAAAGGACTGTGTCCACAACAAACACTGATAAGTTTTGTCAGGCAGTCTGTGCTTTTGCTAATGATCTTCCGGGAAGTAAACAACCAGGGTTCTTGATTATTGGAGCTAATGATGATGGCTCATTGTCCGGGCTAAAAGTTACAGATGAATTGATGCGTAATATAGCTGGAATTCGTGCTGATGGAAATGTGTTGCCTCAGCCGGCAATAACTGTTACAAAATTTGCATTTGAAGAAGGAGAATTACTTGTCGCTGAAATACAACCTTCAGACTTTACACCAATACGTTATAAAGGTAGAATTTGGATTAGGGTAGGGCCACGAAAGGCTATTGCAAATGAAGCTGAAGAAAGAATATTAATAGAGAAAAGAATTTCTAATATAAATTCTTTTGATGCTCTACCATGTTTTGGTGCTGTGTTAGATGATTTAAATACTGAGCTTTTTAAATCTTTGTATCTTCCAAAGGCTATTGATGTGGATGTTTTGGCTGAAGATAAAAGAGACGTGAAAGCTCAGCTAGAATCCCTTGGCTTTTTTGAGAGCAGATACAATTGTCCTACTAATGCAGGGATATTAATGTTCGGGAAAAGACCGGAACGTTTTCTTCCGGGAGCTTATACCCAGTATGTAGAATTCAATGGTATTGATGCTGCTGCTGATATTTTGAAAGAATATAAATTCGCGGGTAATCTTTGTGAGATACTATCAAAGCTGGATCAGTTTATAGATACAAGTGTTGTTAATCGTCGCCCTGTTCCGGTAAGTGCATTAAGAGAGCAAATTGTTTTTAATTATCCTTATTGGGCAACTCGTGAATTGTTGATGAATGCAATTATGCATCGAGATTACCAAACAAATGCACCGGTTAAGTTCTATAAATATGTAGATCACATAGAGATTGCAAACCCGGGTAACCTTTATGGTAAAGCTCGCCCTGAAAATTTTCCTGATGTAAATGACTATCGAAATCCTATCATTGCAGAAGCTATGAAGGTATTGGGGTATGTAAATCGTTTTAATCGTGGAATAATTCGGGTTCAAAAAGAGTTGGAAGAAAATGGAAATGGCAAAGCTATATTTAATTTAAATTTGTTGACAGCCTTTAGTGTTACAGAATTTGTTTCGACTTTAGCTGAAGAAATTCAGTTTAAAGAAACGAATAAACCCAAAAGTAACCATGATAGTAACTATGATAGTAACTATGATAGTGACCATGATAAAAACTATCAATATAAGGTTCTTGAATTTTGTATTGTTCCAAGAAATAGAAAGGAAATTATGAGTTTATTGGGATTAAGTTCACAGACTAAAAATTATGATAAATATATAGCTCCGTTGCTTAATACAAATTTTCTAGAAATGACTTTGCCGGATAAGCCGAAAAGTAAGAATCAAAAATATGTAATAACGGAAAGAGGCATAGAATTTTGTAAATTATCGAAAGACTATATTCATAATTATAAGATGAAATATGATAATGTTTATAAGTCGGAATATCTAAAAAATAGATAA
- the csx28 gene encoding CRISPR-associated protein Csx28, which yields METMKEWLGILLEPLAVIVAVVITLWWGHKYWRKQKNEEGLFLQKQKLYEAKLEAVKAVWGLIIFFSENDNDKNMFLRGGKNGQGEKEIYFRADQAKQFFDQLNIVFFEQGHGAFLEKEIKSLIFELRSQAYAWYHIASKSPEKKIVIANAQKYDRIVEIREQLIKTLRELLLVH from the coding sequence ATGGAAACAATGAAAGAGTGGCTTGGTATATTACTTGAACCTTTAGCTGTTATTGTGGCAGTAGTCATAACATTGTGGTGGGGGCATAAATATTGGAGGAAGCAAAAGAATGAAGAAGGCCTTTTCCTGCAAAAGCAGAAACTCTATGAAGCAAAACTGGAAGCGGTAAAAGCAGTCTGGGGGCTTATAATATTTTTCTCAGAGAACGATAACGATAAAAACATGTTTCTCAGAGGAGGCAAGAACGGACAGGGCGAAAAGGAAATCTATTTTCGTGCAGATCAAGCTAAACAGTTCTTTGACCAACTAAATATTGTTTTCTTTGAACAAGGGCATGGTGCCTTTCTGGAAAAAGAAATAAAAAGCTTAATCTTTGAACTACGCAGTCAGGCATACGCATGGTATCACATAGCCTCAAAATCTCCGGAAAAGAAAATTGTAATAGCAAATGCTCAAAAGTATGATCGAATAGTAGAAATAAGAGAACAACTGATAAAGACTTTAAGGGAATTATTGCTGGTTCACTAA